The DNA segment GAAAAATCTCGTGGAAAAACGTTATTACTTTGCTATTTTCTTCTCTGCAACTTGCACCCTCATTACTGCCCGCTCGAGGGATGCTACTGCCCTTGCGAAGTCGATCTCTTCGGCCTTTTTAAGCCTCTCCTCTGCACGTTTCTTGGAAGCAATGGCCCTTTCGACATCTATGTCTTCGGATTTCTCTGCGCTGTCAGCGAGTATCAAGACCTTGTCATGCCCTACCTCTGCATACCCCCAGTTGACAAAAACATATCTCACATCACTGCCTTTTCTATATGTAAGCATCCCGATTTTAAGGGTTGTTAGAAATGGCACATGCCCTAAAAGCACGCCAAACTCACCCTCGCTTCCTGCAGCGACAACCTCATCCACCTTTTCGCTCAGGACAAGGCCATACGGTGTGACTATTTCCAATTTCAATTCATTTTCCACCTACCATCTCCTTAAAGCACAGATCAATTTATGAAATTATAAAACAC comes from the Nitrospirota bacterium genome and includes:
- a CDS encoding F0F1 ATP synthase subunit epsilon, coding for MENELKLEIVTPYGLVLSEKVDEVVAAGSEGEFGVLLGHVPFLTTLKIGMLTYRKGSDVRYVFVNWGYAEVGHDKVLILADSAEKSEDIDVERAIASKKRAEERLKKAEEIDFARAVASLERAVMRVQVAEKKIAK